One stretch of Carassius gibelio isolate Cgi1373 ecotype wild population from Czech Republic chromosome B1, carGib1.2-hapl.c, whole genome shotgun sequence DNA includes these proteins:
- the LOC127949725 gene encoding uncharacterized protein LOC127949725 yields the protein MWQYQHPDFAVFLLGELQKQQQQGSVFCDTLLQTDGVCVPAHSCVLAALSPVLSRVLSTSPAPQAGQNRLLSLEAVGSHALLKLVKFLYTGEMEIKSQSEHEEVMTASFRLGLKNLFEKKRVYVERGDKDVVRRWREIGVQTEDVYSQESEIVSEQLRIQSSTLPVQACGLLDADLSSMSLLDETSPTAGFNRTSNANIPSLTVVTEASVINHQKTKSKKRWKMAKRETQLKKLTRQQMNVSGKNFQKLLEVDNRQKSATAEQKEAKLDQLKVRIKLRRSGACWESNLLVSVQGESEKNPEEIKECGLQTQSCQASVVPGQSLETLTPPTDLTISPSYSSSHASSDKCLHTPHHISISSPLVIPTLSSSPPQADESDEHIAKMLDDMLMDLNILPLMPIDRNLDEQEQLGLLQDPKGQQRAAEASAQGACVFMQSCEPEMRGSDVSKTAVPAGSPGPRDEDHSGLQNQSRSNTLVIQTPGQDDLNKDKNLAGGARNPTPSLLEDLFLTPKATAAPANPSPAEGEMPSLGMTRILDDRPEFKLLRCLSPLESDKGDSDVPTQEPPHRQDLEMQNLPLWLSEAPLKLDFPLSSMIDSSYPHPQPDLIACQNRSCPDPAEKQESKTSFLQDELMSRSSTNTIRHDVKDASEHPKQRRTRRRRLATQKSEVNGDTKFQKLENPDQVQPRISKCDDPRCEEIKPSTSNARRVSTRIINAKRKATAGVKRKKEMSSPISKKMPSVKADREQPNCTGIVKRGRGRPPKSKNTALAHMCNSAEKLPASRQDDSEVEKTKKDSEIEKGNKQQPNTQQEKDSTEMEEADANGNFAQATLNSQLKYAAQAKGQSIIDQIFHQTHPSVENLACKSSLNTDQPLTSSQRDASFSLQIFQGGNSEDECSKLMMNSSEVLNKQKKAETSLLMNENKDMEVSDKHGGSPTSDRQVDVLQNNDSQKEMGKDIQDQMTEISLPLTAEEEVMKEMMILADDIDDADHPKLPTEKDCDGSTSELTVMEGIEINFSTNPDSEPAEHLRDEQNLEDTISNETSDMDKGVQEACGVNTQDVSCIGRNKEVQMIEETMDGEETEFLRATELVEASSDDRCLETTNSLDDDDDEMNEEGHQYSAGKTNEPTLLEEDELSKGHIRSAGIADDASNRALTLRRTEEIICRDAPSVQTEVLLQSNYQSPRVRSENISAVTSSSESSDEEDIDVDVVDESVDDPLGLLAARQFVTLAIECLMEQEDELDATEEEEVDVTGEETE from the exons ATGTGGCAGTATCAGCATCCAGACTTTGCAGTATTCCTGCTTGGAGAACttcagaagcagcagcagcagggaaGCGTCTTCTGTGACACACTTCTGCAGACTGACG gtgtgtgtgttcCAGCTCACAGCTGTGTGTTAGCTGCTCTAAGCCCTGTCCTGTCAAGAGTCCTTTCCACTTCCCCTGCTCCGCAGGCAGGGCAGAACAGGCTTCTCAGCCTTGAGGCTGTAGGATCTCATGCCTTACTAAAGCTAGTTAAGTTCCTGTACACAGGGGAAATGGAGATCAAGAGTCAGAGTGAACATGAGGAGGTAATGACTGCCTCCTTCAGACTTGGACTTAAAAACCTTTTTGAAAAGAAGAGAGTGTATGTGGAAAGAGGAGATAAGGATGTTGTGAGACGTTGGAGAGAGATTGGTGTACAGACAGAAGATGTCTATAGCCAGGAAAGTGAAATAGTTTCTGAGCAATTAAGGATACAGAGCAGTACTCTTCCAGTGCAAGCTTGTGGTTTACTGGACGCCGATTTGTCATCAATGTCATTACTTGATGAAACTAGTCCAACTGCAGGTTTTAATCGGACCAGTAATGCCAATATTCCTTCCCTCACCGTCGTGACAGAAGCATCtgtaataaatcatcagaaaacaAAGTCTAAGAAGAGGTGGAAAATGGCAAAGAGAGAAACCCAGCTAAAAAAATTAACTCGCCAACAAATGAATGTTTCGGGCAAAAACTTCCAGAAACTTTTAGAGGTAGATAACAGGCAAAAAAGTGCTACTGCTGAACAGAAGGAGGCCAAATTGGACCAGCTTAAAGTTAGGATAAAACTGAGGAGGAGCGGAGCTTGCTGGGAGAGCAACCTTCTCGTTTCTGTCCAAGGTGAGAGCGAGAAGAACCCAGAAGAAATCAAAGAGTGTGGACTTCAAACTCAG AGCTGCCAAGCTAGTGTAGTTCCTGGTCAAAGTCTTGAAACCCTCACCCCACCGACGGACCTGACTATTTCACCCTCCTATTCTTCCTCGCACGCCTCTTCAGATAAATGTCTCCATACTCCACACCACATTTCTATCTCCTCCCCTTTGGTAATACCAACTTTATCTTCAAGCCCTCCCCAAGCAGATGAATCTGATGAACATATTGCAAAGATGTTGGATGATATGTTGATGGATTTGAACATCCTGCCATTGATGCCAATAGACAGAAATCTGGATGAGCAAGAGCAGCTAGGTCTTCTTCAGGATCCGAAAGGTCAGCAGAGGGCTGCCGAGGCCTCTGCTCAGGGTGCTTGTGTTTTTATGCAAAGCTGTGAGCCAGAGATGAGGGGATCTGATGTTAGCAAGACAGCAGTACCAGCTGGATCACCAGGACCAAGAGATGAAG ACCACTCAGGCTTACAAAATCAGTCAAGATCCAATACACTCGTGATTCAGACACCTGGACAGGACGACTTGAACAAAGATAAGAATCTGGCAGGTGGGGCAAGAAACCCCACCCCCTCACTGTTAGAAGACCTGTTCTTAACCCCAAAAGCCACAGCTGCCCCAGCTAACCCTTCTCCGGCCGAGGGTGAAATGCCAAGCCTTGGTATGACCAGAATACTGGATGACAGGCCAGAATTCAAACTACTACGATGCCTTTCCCCCCTTGAATCAGATAAGGGAGACAGTGATGTTCCTACACAAGAACCACCACACAGACAGGACCTAGAAATGCAAAACCTTCCCTTGTGGCTTTCTGAAGCACCACTGAAATTGGACTTCCCTCTAAGCTCGATGATTGATTCCTCCTACCCACATCCACAGCCTGACCTCATCGCCTGCCAAAATCGATCGTGCCCTGACCCTGCAGAAAAGCAAGAATCGAAGACTTCCTTTTTACAAGATGAGTTAATGAGTAGGAGTAGTACAAACACCATTCGGCATGATGTGAAAGATGCTAGTGAGCACCCGAAGCAGAGAAGGACGAGAAGACGGAGGCTTGCAACTCAAAAGTCAGAAGTGAATGGGGATACAAAGTTTCAAAAGCTAGAAAATCCGGATCAGGTTCAACCGAGGATATCAAAGTGTGATGATCCCCGCTGTGAAGAGATCAAGCCGTCAACTTCTAACGCACGTAGAGTCAGTACTCGCATAATCAATGCGAAGAGAAAAGCAACTGCAGGtgtgaagagaaaaaaagaaatgtcttcACCTATCAGTAAGAAAATGCCTTCGGTGAAAGCTGACCGTGAACAACCAAACTGCACTGGTATTGTAAAACGTGGTCGTGGTAGACCCCCTAAGTCTAAAAACACCGCTCTAGCTCACATGTGCAACAGTGCAGAGAAATTGCCCGCTTCAAGACAAGATGATAGTGAAGTAGAAAAAACTAAGAAAGACAGTGAGATTGAGAAGGGTAATAAGCAACAACCAAATACACAGCAGGAGAAAGACTCAACAGAAATGGAAGAAGCAGATGCTAATGGCAATTTTGCACAGGCGACGCTGAATTCTCAGTTAAAATATGCTGCTCAGGCAAAAGGACAAAGCATCATTGATCAAATTTTCCATCAGACTCATCCAAGTGTTGAAAACCTCGCTTGTAAAAGTTCTCTGAATACTGATCAGCCGCTAACATCTAGCCAACGAGACGCCTCTTTTAGCCTTCAAATATTCCAAGGAGGGAACAGTGAAGACGAGTGTAGTAAATTAATGATGAATAGCAGTGAAGTGCTCAATAAGCAGAAAAAAGCAGAGACGTCTCTGCTGATGAACGAGAATAAAGACATGGAGGTATCTGACAAGCACGGAGGGTCACCTACAAGTGACCGGCAAGTCGATGTGTTACAGAATAATGATTCCCAAAAAGAGATGGGAAAAGACATTCAGGACCAGATGACTGAGATATCTTTGCCGTTAACAGCTGAGGAGGAAGTAATGAAGGAAATGATGATCCTGGCTGATGATATCGATGATGCTGATCATCCCAAGTTGCCCACAGAGAAAGACTGTGATGGTTCTACCAGTGAACTGACAGTGATGGAGGGAATAGAAATTAATTTCAGTACGAATCCTGATAGTGAACCAGCAGAACATCTCCGAGATGAACAAAACCTGGAAGATACCATTTCTAATGAGACATCAGACATGGACAAAGGTGTTCAGGAAGCATGTGGTGTTAATACCCAGGATGTTAGCTGTATAGGAAGAAACAAAGAGGTTCAGATGATTGAAGAAACTATGGATGGAGAAGAAACTGAATTTCTGAGGGCAACTGAGCTTGTGGAGGCTTCTTCGGATGATAGGTGTCTGGAAACCACCAATAgcttggatgatgatgatgatgaaatgaATGAAGAGGGGCACCAGTACAGTGCTGGGAAGACTAATGAACCGACCCTACTGGAGGAAGACGAATTGAGTAAAGGACACATTAGGAGTGCTGGGATTGCAGATGATGCATCAAACAGAG CTCTGACACTGAGACGAACAGAAGAAATAATATGCAGAGATGCTCCTTCTGTCCAGACTGAAGTATTGCTTCAGTCAAACTATCAAAGCCCCCGAGTGCGCAGTGAGAATATCTCAGCGGTGACGTCCAGTTCAGAATCATCCGATGAAGAAGATATTGACGTAGATGTTGTCGATGAGTCTGTAGATGATCCATTAGGGCTTTTGGCAGCTAGACAGTTTGTCACACTGGCTATTGAGTGTCTAATGGAGCAAGAGGATGAGCTGGATGCCACTGAAGAAGAGGAGGTAGATGTCACTGGAGAAGAGACAGAATAA
- the timm10 gene encoding mitochondrial import inner membrane translocase subunit Tim10, whose protein sequence is MDPMKAQQLAAELEVEMMADMYNRMTNACHRKCVPPHYKEAELSKGEAVCLDRCVAKYLDLHERLGRKLTELSVQDEEVMRKAAAGTG, encoded by the exons ATGGACCCCATGAAAGCGCAGCAGCTCGCCGCGGAGCTGGAGGTCGAAATGATGGCTGACATGTATAACCG AATGACCAATGCATGTCACAGGAAATGTGTTCCACCTCATTACAAGGAGGCAGAACTTTCAAAGGGGGAAGCTGTGTGTCTGGACCGCTGTGTCGCCAAATACTTGGACTTGCATGAGAGACTAGGTCGGAAACTCACTGAGCTCTCTGTTCAGGATGAGGAGGTGATGAGGAAGGCTGCTGCAGGCACTGGATAG